The Populus alba chromosome 4, ASM523922v2, whole genome shotgun sequence genome contains a region encoding:
- the LOC118038949 gene encoding uncharacterized protein yields the protein MEAKSREQQQCKIRKRGNSSSSSSSLVKKYRFKRAILVGKRGGSSTPVPIWMTSSKSPTLAEPNAESTKCTPPQNGSKAKEVSVSARKLAATLWEINGIPSPRVKKDLEDKKEIRSREKVARLPHLSDPSYTPFSERMERSRGHSCGRRASVVTKTLQLTDYHLEGLDSVGNSSLMEIESHPKGRSRTIGIKTCLKDVSNGLTTSKELLKVLNHVCGLEEKHSSGLSLVSALRIELDRACISVNQLIKERRSNRSEIEYLVKHFEEEKAAWKSKERDKIRSAIACIAEELEIERKLRRQTERLNKKLGKELADTKESLSKAMQELETEKRAKEILEQVCDELARGIGDDRAEVEEMKKESAKVRDEVEKEREMLQLADVLREERVQMKLSEAKYHFEEKNAAVERLRNELETYLREKVGEKDGDGSPNYDRIKELEAYLEEIQFGSCQQAEREENKGGATGNGEVHDGDDSADSDLHSIELNMDNNSKSYKWCYASEDNPKWFSGGKDFKGRKSISDNIQWGNICLQRRNSNGIDGLGFDLISENQARPDMPDQQSVAELGFNSQAQGHEDETRKYRSVKTLKDHILSGPKRSPIQNFASPTRLWGQSLAFQESGSVVSDSSPVIQGNNLKPRIAGTGGNCRTSTSSRH from the exons ATGGAGGCAAAAAGCAGAGAGCAGCAGCAGTGTAAGATAAGAAAGAGAGGGAATTCATCGTCTTCATCGTCTTCTTTAGTCAAAAAGTACAGATTCAAGAGAGCTATTCTTGTTGGAAAGAGAGGTGGGTCTAGTACTCCTGTTCCAATCTGGATGACAAGCTCAAAATCTCCAACTTTGGCAGAGCCAAATGCTGAATCCACCAAGTGCACACCACCTCAAAATGGAAGCAAAGCCAAAGAAGTCTCAGTTTCTGCAAGAAAATTAGCTGCTACTTTGTGGGAGATCAATGGAATACCTTCTCCAAGAGTTAAAAAGGATTTGGAAGACAAGAAAGAGATTAGAAGCAGAGAAAAGGTGGCAAGGTTGCCACACTTGTCAGATCCATCTTACACTCCCTTTTCAGAG AGGATGGAGCGATCTAGAGGCCATAGTTGTGGGAGAAGAGCATCAGTTGTTACAAAGACACTTCAGCTTACTGATTATCATCTTGAAGGTCTGGATTCTGTTGGCAATTCCAGTTTGATGGAG ATTGAAAGTCATCCGAAAGGCCGGTCTCGTACAATTGGAATTAAAACCTGTTTGAAGGATGTTAGTAATGGGCTGACCACCTCCAAGGAGCTCTTGAAAGTTTTGAATCATGTTTGCGGTCTTGAGGAGAAGCACTCATCAGGCCTGTCTCTTGTCTCCGCCCTTCGGATTGAGCTTGATAGAGCCTGCATTTCGGTCAATCAATTGATAAAAGAACGGCGATCTAACCGCAGTGAGATTGAGTACCTTGTTAAGCATTTTGAGGAAGAGAAGGCAGCCTGGAAGAGCAAAGAGCGAGATAAGATTCGCAGTGCTATAGCATGCATTGCAGAAGAGCTTGAAATTGAGAGGAAACTAAGAAGACAAACAGAGAGATTGAATAAGAAGCTCGGGAAAGAGTTGGCTGATACAAAGGAATCTCTGTCAAAGGCAATGCAAGAGCTAGAGACTGAAAAAAGGGCGAAAGAGATATTAGAGCAAGTTTGTGATGAGCTGGCTAGAGGTATAGGGGACGACAGAGCTGAGgttgaagaaatgaaaaaagaatctGCAAAGGTGAGAGATGAGGTggagaaagaaagggaaatgCTTCAGCTTGCTGATGTATTGCGTGAAGAAAGAGTCCAGATGAAGCTCTCTGAGGCCAAGTACCATTTCGAGGAGAAAAATGCAGCGGTGGAGAGGTTAAGAAATGAGCTTGAGACCTACTTGAGAGAAAAAGTAGGTGAAAAAGATGGCGATGGCTCTCCAAATTATGACAGGATTAAAGAGCTTGAAGCTTACTTGGAGGAAATCCAATTCGGATCGTGTCAACAGgcggagagagaagaaaataaagggGGCGCAACAGGAAATGGAGAAGTTCATGACGGAGATGATTCAGCGGATAGTGATCTTCATTCCATTGAGTTAAACATGGACAACAACAGCAAGAGCTACAAATGGTGTTACGCTTCTGAGGACAATCCGAAGTGGTTTTCAGGAGGTAAAGATTTCAAGGGAAGGAAGTCGATCTCCGATAATATTCAATGGGGAAACATTTGTCTGCAAAGAAGAAATTCCAATGGCAttgatggtcttggctttgaCTTAATCAGTGAAAATCAGGCAAGACCAGACATGCCTGATCAGCAAAGTGTAGCCGAGCTTGGTTTCAATTCTCAAGCACAAGGTCATGAAGATGAAACTAGGAAATATAGGTCAGTGAAGACTCTCAAAGACCACATACTATCTGGCCCTAAAAGATCACCAATACAAAACTTTGCCAGTCCTACGCGGCTGTGGGGGCAATCCTTGGCTTTTCAAGAGTCCGGCAGTGTAGTTTCGGATAGTTCACCTGTGATACAAGGGAATAATTTGAAGCCCAGGATAGCAGGAACAGGAGGTAATTGTCGAACTTCAACAAGCTCCAGACATTAA
- the LOC118038950 gene encoding bifunctional nitrilase/nitrile hydratase NIT4A gives MQATVPVSSSLHTTSTAADPTALSTQTNNMALVPAPPSETPLFAEVDMCSDSSTTTVRATVIQASTVFYDTPATLDKAERFLAEAAGYGSQLVVFPEAFIGGYPRGSSFGATIGSRTAKGREDFRKYHASAIDVPGPEVDRLAAMAGRYKVYLVMGVIEREGYTLYCTVLFFDSQGHYMGKHRKVMPTAVERIVWGFGDGSTIPVFGTPIGKIGAAICWENRMPLLRTAMYGKGIEIYCAPTADSRDTWQATMTHIALEGGCFVLSANQFCRRKDYPPPPEYVFLGVEEDPTPDSVVCAGGSVIISPLGTVLAGPNYDGEALISADLDLGEIARAKFDFDVVGHYSRPEVLSLTVRDHPTNAVMFTSASEKGEASRK, from the exons ATGCAAGCAACTGTACCAGTTTCATCATCACTTCATACAACAAGTACAGCAGCAGACCCAACAGCGCTCTCCACACAGACCAACAACATGGCTCTTGTCCCTGCCCCACCATCAGAAACCCCACTTTTTGCAGAAGTAGACATGTGTTCCGACTCTTCAACAACTACTGTCCGTGCCACTGTTATCCAAGCCTCCACTGTCTTCTATGACACTCCTGCCACTCTAG ATAAGGCTGAGAGATTTCTGGCTGAAGCAGCTGGATATGGGTCTCAATTGGTTGTGTTTCCTGAAGCATTTATTGGTGGTTATCCTAGAGGATCAAGTTTTGGTGCTACCATTGGTAGTCGTACAGCTAAAGGTAGAGAGGATTTCAGAAAGTATCATGCTTCAGCCATTGATGTTCCTG GTCCAGAAGTTGACCGTTTGGCTGCAATGGCTGGGAGGTATAAGGTGTATTTGGTGATGGGTGTGATTGAGAGGGAGGGATATACACTCTACTGTACTGTGTTGTTTTTTGATTCTCAAGGTCATTACATGGGGAAGCATAGGAAAGTTATGCCGACGGCGGTGGAACGTATAGTATGGGGTTTTGGAGATGGATCAACGATCCCGGTTTTTGGGACTCCGATCGGAAAAATTGGTGCCGCTATCTGTTGGGAAAATAGAATGCCACTCCTAAGGACTGCAATGTATGGTAAAG GTATTGAAATATATTGTGCACCAACAGCTGATTCCAGGGATACTTGGCAAGCAACGATGACCCACATTGCTCTTGAGGGAGGATGTTTTGTACTATCTGCCAATCAGTTTTGCCGGAGGAAGGATTACCCACCTCCCCCAGAGTATGTCTTTTTGGGCGTGGAAGAAGACCCCACGCCCGATTCTGTTGTCTGTGCTGGAGGCAGTGTCATTATATCACCATTGGGAACTGTTTTGGCTGGACCCAATTATGATGGGGAGGCACTGATTTCTGCAGATCTAG ATCTTGGAGAAATAGCTAGGGCAAAATTTGACTTTGATGTGGTTGGACATTACTCAAGACCTGAAGTTCTCAGCTTGACTGTGAGGGACCATCCAACAAATGCAGTTATGTTCACATCAGCATCTGAAAAAGGTGAAGCCTCGCGTAAATAG